A part of Calonectris borealis chromosome 30, bCalBor7.hap1.2, whole genome shotgun sequence genomic DNA contains:
- the LOC142073650 gene encoding uncharacterized protein LOC142073650: protein MPGLLGKHYAQMVAWLQEDKQQNEVLHQEIKQLEEALEQEEICQQQRKKEAEAPGTVLPEVVEAQLERDMLARRRGFIYWLQRVSPWVPCALRPAPGQQVGWAGHLLQPAELTGPGCWGAAGRLWALQLGSAQRRFSLGRGVFPGWWTPTSHPARGSNEKRLGRQPMGLPERPPPSRRQDGVGVHPPCPVSRPSSAPQDTLPALGGPAAGRRLRSGCCSALRLLVRPRALLPPAVACAV from the exons ATGCCTGGCCTT ttgggaaagcactacgcccagatggtggcctggctgcaggaggataagcagcagaatGAG gtgctgcatcaggaaataaagcagcttgaagaggcactggagcaggaagagATCTG ccagcagcagaggaagaaggaggcagaggcgCCAGGGACTGTgctgccggaggtggtggaagcacagctg gagagagacatgctggcgaggagacgcggcttcatttactggctgcagcgagtgtccccatgggtcccctgtgccctgcggcccgctcccgggcagcaggtggGATGGGCCGGAcacctgctccagccggcggAGCTCACAggtccaggctgctggggagccgctGGCCGGctgtgggctttgcagctgggaagtgctcagcgTCGGTTTTCCCTGGGAcggggtgttttcccaggctggTGGACTCCCACGTCCCACCCTGCCCGAGGGAGCAATGAGAAACGTCTGGGGAGGCAGCCCAtggggctcccagaacgaccTCCTCCATCCCGAAGGCaagatggggttggggtgcatccaccctgccctgtctctcgtccctcttctgccccacaggacactctgcctgctcttggtgggcctgcagctggccgtcggcttcgctctggctgctgcagtgctCTACGCCTCCTGGTAcgaccccgagctcttctaccgcctgctgttgcGTGTGCTGTGTGA